In Mauremys reevesii isolate NIE-2019 linkage group 9, ASM1616193v1, whole genome shotgun sequence, the genomic stretch ATGTTTTAATTCAGAAATTTGCTTTAATTACATTATGTAATATCAGACTATTTTACAAGTTTAGGGTATGAGAATGTATAGACCATTACACAGAAATCCAGAGAGAGCATAAAAAGTAAACATGGGAAAGGAAAAGGTTAACTTAATCCAAAACAAAGTGCTGAGAGAAGGTGCAAGTGGAAACGAGTGATTACGTACCAAGATCCAGAGAAGTACAAAGGATGAAACTAACATAATTTACAGTGTTGGTTCTGCACAACCATTTTTTGCCCATTTTTACAGAGTCTTTATTcccccccatcactgagctgatGGTTGCGTCTCTCAGGGTTGGGTTTGGTCGGAGGGGAAAACCAAATAACTGATGGGCAAACGTCACAACCCCCGGTGAGCTGGTCCCCAGGCTCACACCTACAGGAAGTGTCTTCCACTGGATAGGCAAGGGGTTCTGCACCAAGAACTGTACGGAGGAAAACTAAAAACAGCCCCAAAAGCCCCCTTATCTCAAACGTAGAAAAGTCTCACTCTGGAAGTGCTTACAAGGAGGTCATCATCGAAGAACTTGGTTTCTATAATAACGTTACCACTGTGGagggaaattaaaaggaaaggaaggagataTTAGACAAAAGCAATTACAGAATACTGCTGTGAACCGTGCTCTCGCTGGCTTGAGCAAACCCCCGTCCCCACAATACCTGCTGCCTTTTATTTAAGAATATTTATTGTAAGAATGGAATAATGCAAAGGGAAGCCGCACTGTGACCCGATGACATCAGCAACGGACTAGAATGGAGGGCTGCTCTTTACAAAGTGCTATCAGCCTTATTTTCCCCAGTCAATGAGAGACTTGCCCACTGCATTcctacagggagctgctcccccatgtAAAGATGAACAGTTTCTGTTCACTGGGTTGAATGTCACACTGGCTGTGtcacagggcagagcaggggaggggatgtaTACGATACCCATGAATGGTTAACTTCTGCACGATGTTTTCGAAGCCATGGGTAAAGGAGTAGCGTGGCTGGTCACCTTGTGTTACTCGTTCTCTACTGGGGGACATGAAAAGCAGCACCACACGTCCTACTCTGTTATTCTTCCCAAGGTCCCCATATGCCCTCTAGCGCTGGAGGGACCTACCTCAACCAAGGGTGTCATTCTCCCAAGAAATGCTTAAAAGTGAGTGCCTGTTCATGAGTGTCTTGTCTGAACCGCAGTGGAAAGATCTAGTGTCCCACATGGAATATAGATTTTGGGTATGACTGCACACTGTGCTGGTCCGAGGTGGTTTTATGTGTTCTCTATACTAAAGCAGAGGCATAGTATACTAATGCTGGGTGTGCTGTAGAGCGAGAGGTGCTGCTGCTCATCGGCGTACCCAGTGCAGTGAGGCGGTGGTGGTCGGCAAGAGCTGGGATGCAGCTGCTCTGCCAGCCCCACTGGCAGGAGGAGGTGATAGAGTCtactcactccaccccagagaggGCTGGGTTGTTTTCAGACCTGACCCGACCTGACACTTGAAGTCGGGTCCAGTTGGGTTTGGCTCAGGTTTCAAGGCTCTAATTTTAGGAGGCCTTTGGAGAGTGGAATGGAGAACTGAGAGGCCTAGTAAGATTGGTGAATTTGGAACCTACAGAGAACTGGGGGGGGGTGGAAAATGCTCATGTACCCTTGCCACCCTCAATAGGGCTCAGTCCTGAAAACTTTCTGCTTCCTGCGGGGGGTGGAGAATTGTGTCTCATCAGATGAACTTTTGTCTTTATTCTGGATTTTGCAGTCTGGCTCCCCTGGTgctcactgggagctggggtTGCTTGCAGTGCCCTCAAAAAGGGCTCCCATGTagcactgctctaaccacttcaCTTATTGTTCCCTCTGCAGAGGCTTTCTGAAAAGCGCCATCAAAGACTTTTGTGACATCAAACAAAGATGGCGGCTTCAACCACAGCTCCCTCACTGTATGTCTAGTTTCCATCCGGGCAGGGAGGGAGCGAGGGGAAGTTTGAGAAGCAGGATCTTCCAGGAGCCCACCAGTCTTGGTGTGACCAGCTTCCCGCTATCCGCCTAAACCTGGCAAGAGGATTCTGACATCCTCCTGTCTCTGCTGGCAGACAAAGAGAAATGTTGTGCCAGCACATATCTAGCCTGGGGACAGCTCCTATAGGGATGATGGCCTTTTTCAGGGATTATTGCTTGCTAAGGGTCTGCCTCTAGGCTTCTCTTCCCATTAAACCTCCCATTCAAAGTGACGCCCTGGTACTCACTAGCCTGATCCAAGTCCATGAATTGCTGCTCTCCTGTGATGTCGAAGTGTAAGGAGTCAATTAGAGGGCTTTCATTCACATGCTATTTTGCAAAACTAATCTATTTTATATCCAAAAGAGGATAAAATATTTGAAGCTTGGCAAAAATAGGCAGTGTTAAAACAAGCACCAGAAGCCAACTTCAGGTCACAGAGGTCCCCTGGGTGACACCACCTGAATAATGCCTGCAGAGATCTCAGAGCAAGGGCCAATCAGCAACAGCTGGCTTTATGGGCAAGCACTGAGTCGCTGCTTAGCCTGGATGTTGAGGGCATTagaacagaatttttaaaactCCTTCACAGCTCCAGTATTTAACATAGAATCAATTCCAGTTTCTCAAAAGTCTTAGCAGCTCTATTAAAGCAAATTAGCCCTACGGGAAAGAGGAAAATGGGGAAGTCCCTCAGAAGCTGGCAGGATGGAACGTGACAAAGTCAAGGTCAACTCCCCTCCTCTTTCGCATTTTGAACAATCCTCCAATTTTACTCTTCTGCACCCATGGAAATGCCAAGCACTGCTTCCCCCACAGCGCGCTCAGATTCTCTAACCCCAAGCTACTCACGTTAAAACATTAGCTGGCATCATCTGTGATTCTGGCGCTGCCTCTATCAAGGACTGCCAAGTGTTTGTGGAGTTAGGGATCACAAAGCCGAATTCAAAGAACCATTCTGTGAAGTGAAAAAGAGATCCAAAAGCTTTTTAAGAAAACCACATTGGTCCTATTGCTCTTTACCTGACTGCACAGCCACCTCCTAAAGCTGTTAGTAACAAACACACCTCATGCTCTATCAGCAGTTTGTATGTAAATTCAGAAGGGAAATGCTATGTAAAAACTAGCATTGTACAACTCAACCTGCATTCAACATCCTCCCTGCCTCCACTATGCCCTTGAGGAGCAGATCAGAAGAGCAATGGCACAGTCATGCCACTTTTCTTGTGATTAACTCAGAAGAAATTGGGCCAAGTTAGATTTCTTTGGAGTGTTCTAAATCCTCCCCCTCTTCAAAAACTTCCCCACGTAAGGACAGCTTGAAGTAGGGGCATAATTAATAAAACAAGGCAGGGAGGTTTGGTACTCTTATACCCCCTAGATCAAGTGTAATATTACAACAAGGCATACTAGATCATGCTGTTATAAGGTCACATGCACAAGGGTTAATACGCTTATGAAATGGTCACTTTAATGCTCTGGGCCATCAGGTCTGACTAGCACTCCACCTCCACATTActcttaaaaattaaacaaatgttCAGCCCGTCTCATTGCCCTCAATCCCAGCCATTTTACAAAGCATCACTTCACCACGTTCTAGTACAGCTGTCCATGGAACGGAGCGATACCTTCTAGacactgccctttgaaataaacTTTCTGTTCCAGTCGGAATTTTTCCATTTGTTCTGCGGAGGAGAAGTTTAGCTCCCGAGACACAGCTTTGCATTTCAGGATTTTCTTAGGAACTCGAGCTGTGGAAGTAAATCCGACAACCATTACTCTGACAATAGCGCagggtttgttttgttatttATGCCACCCTCTGAAATGCTAACCCAATGCAGAGGCTCTGAGCACAGTTCAGGCCAAAAAGGCAACTAAAAATAtgagtcccattttacagacgtgGACCCTAAGGCACAGATAACTTTAACCTAATCCCTTGCCTGGAATCTCACAGCaagactgtggcagagccagaaaaatacccaggtctcttgactccTCATTCCTGGTAATGTACTACTGAAGCCACGTTACCTCAGGCTAAAATGTGACCTGCAACATTACAAATTACTTTAGAAAATGTGCTAAATGTGGCAAGTAGGCAGAGGGCTATTCTGCACATGAACTAGTACCCTTTCCCCCTTCAGCTCTCCTTTTCAGGCTCTGTATCCTGATCAAACCCCAACCCAGCAAGTGCTATTCTGGTGATTTCACATGGACCCTGGGAGCCATTCTGTAAGTGCACAGGAAGTGTCTGGTTCCCAAAACACCTATCCCAGGACAATAAAACTGTACATTTTTAGAGGCAAAATGGATCTGGCATGCCCACGTGGCTGGGCTCCCATGGTGGGTATGACACTGCCAGCAAATGGCAAACTGTAGCTGATTTTGTAAGATCTttaggggaagaggaggaagtctGGGAGCATCAGTTATTGTGCTGAAATGTCACAGTAACGAGGAAAAAGGGCATATTCAGTGCACTGACGTGCTACCAAGCCCTTCGCTCTTAGGTGGTGTGATTCTATAGCCTAACAGTGTACTAGGAAGTGTTTTCATGCAAATTTATATTTTATGAACAGACCTGCTCCTAAACAGAAAGCCTATCAAAATGTCCACGAGCAGACAGCAAGCTGCTGTTTAATAACAGGAAAAGCCCATCATACCCCAGGCAAATCCATCTAATGTACAATAGTTTAATGGCCTGGGACTTTGATACGATGCTGATCTAGAGAGCTACAGGGGATCATGATGTAAGCTATCACTTTGTCCCAGGGAGGAGCACCGATCccatgatttaaaaaacacaacCACAATGGAGCTGCTTGAAGTTTTTCCCCCCTAATCCACTAATAGTTTTAAGCTATTTTCATTGCATAACACCAACATTCACCTCTGTTCCTTGCAAGTACACACTGCAGCCTATTGTGAATATGGCCTGCCCATTTAATGATATAGTACCTCATTAAATCATTGTGCATTGTATTTATTTGGGCCTTGAGACGTATGGTGTTTTGCTGTTAATGACTGTaaatgtcttaaaattactcAAATCTGTATTTTGCACAACTGACCTTTGGACTCTTTTGCTATATATCTGACTCTTTATGTTCACAATGACCAGACTGTGACTTGCTATGACAAAACAATAGCTGTAATGATATTAGTACTACACACTTCTGACACAGGATAGTCTGAAAGACATTGGAGACTCTGTTTTAATTAAGTCCCAGTTTACCTGTGAAGTAGGCAAATATTATCGCGGTTTTATACAAGGGGGAAATCTaaatgacagagctgggaatagaactcatgaGTCCCAACCTTCTCTTCTATCCACAAGAAAAAACACTCCACCCTGTAGTCTAGAGAAGCTACAGAGAGCCAGGAAAGTGTAACAGTCTGTCTAGATACAGTGAAGGAAGAAGATTCAGAAGCTACCAGTGCCTCTGGGAAGAAGTTGTAAGAGGAAGTCAGAGAACAATGGGAACAAATGCCTCAGGATTTACATtttctgcttcctgcagcccagtCTCTTACTCCTCCCTCAGCTGCTATTAGCTACTCTCTCTCTTTCGTGCCCCTTTCTTGCCTTCACACCCAATATTACACAGTGGCTAAAAAGAGGGCAAAGCAGAACTACCCCATAGTTTAAGCAATGAAGCACCAGGCTGCAGAAttaccttatttttttaaaatccgtGTCTCAATTATTTTACTACAGTTGTATTTAAAATTGCTGGAACCTTTCCCTTCACAGCAGGCATCTGAATAAACCCTGTTCTACAGAGTTCTGATGTACTGTTAAATATTTCCTTGGTTTCAGAACCAGGCCCGTATGTTCAGTTGTGTTTGTAATGATGGCATTTCCAGTTTTTTGCTAGGCATGCAATACTAGCAGAGTATGTCACTAGGTATGTTAACAGGACTGCAGCTATTTGCTGCTAAAAAGCAGTGGAGTGAGACCAGGAGAGACTTGTCAGGCCCAAGTGGATGAGCTCAGAAGAGGCCAGATTAATGTTTTAACACCGTGCTTCTCTTATCTAACTCTGCATTTCAATTCAGACTCTCAACCTTCCCATTACAGCATCAGGCCTCTCTTGAGCAGAGACTGTCATGCCCATCTGTGCACTGTTTGTGTGAAGTGGAAGAGTGCCCACGGGGAACCTGATTAGGAGTAGCAAGTCCATTTCATTTGTGACCAAGCTAGCTTTGAAACCAAATCTCTGTAGTTGAAAGACAAGAATTAACCCTGTGTCCTACCCAACTCTGTACTGCATTAAACAGCTCCAATTCTCCATCCCCTCTATCCTGACAGGattactacttaaaaaaaaaaatcattacaaaGGAATAATGTAAGAGCTGGATCCTGCTGCCACTCTCTGGTGCCAcgtgcctgctgcccttgcatgATAGGAGATTTTATAATTCACAGGGAGATGAATGCCCTAGTATCACCAAGCAGGATTCAGCCTTTGTCGTTCAAGCAAAAATTCATAAGTAACGTTAAAATAAATGGATGACCAAGGTCACTCCACTCTTCATAGACCATtagcatggtgctcacattatcagAAAAGCCTTTTGAGTGAATTCGCTGAGGCCATGCTGTTCTATACATAGCCAGTGTGACAAACAGTCTATATTGCGGTAAGCTTGCTTTCAATTACTATCCCTTTCCGACACGTTTCCACACTGGCATGGGATATTAGATATCAAAGCAGAGTAATGGACAATGGAATACTTTGCTAGGCCTCTAGGAACAGATACGAAAGGCAGAAAGGGAAGAGAAGCCACAGACAGAAGTGGAGAGCACAGAAGTGTCCCATTTCCACTTCAGCATTAAATTCTCCCAATGCTCTGGAGAAAGTAAGTAATGGTCAAGTTGACAGAGGGCCAACAGTATGCACGTTTCCCCAAATAGCTCTCCCACTGTGCCTCAACCGTGATCAATACAATACTAGCCCAGTCCCAGTCACACTGTGTGGTAaggcttattttttttaatggattaaGAGGAAAAGTGTGACAATCAGGTGTGCAGAAGTAAATTAACCCATTGAGCTCCTTGTAGTCAGTCTTAACATCTCTCCTTTGCCTGCAGCTGACCCACCTGCTCCTTGTGCTGTAGAATCAAAGTCCAAGCAAACAGTCTATCCTTCAAAAGCGGTACCATACTGACTGCAGTCAGTCCCCATAGAAACTGTATTGCCCAACCCGACAGGGAGGCTATACCTTACCTTcatgctccactccaggtacagACAGATCTTCTgttccttgccagaggattttCCCCGTCTCTGCGTCCCGAAGGTTCATCCAATTTCTGATTGGGAGGTGATTAAGGAAAACAAGCTGTGCTTTTAGACTCTGTGCCCATTAGTCTTTGCCTAGCACTGAAGTAGGCTACCTGGAATTAAGCAGGAGTTATACTAAAACCTTACTTTGACATGCCATGTATTTGGAGCTACGGCACCAAGGAGGGGAGATGTCCCTCTCTTGGTTTACAAACAAACCAACATTAGCCCAGAGTCAACGTAACAAGTGAAGGGCATCCACTCATTAAGTTTTCCCTTAAAACTGATGTTCTTTGGCCTTGTTGACTATATTCTACTTATGTCTAATGGATCAAGGAGACATCACCATATTGCAGGGAAACAagcagcataagaacataagaacataagaaaggccgtaccgggtcagaccaaaggtccatctagcccagtatctgtctactgacagtggccaatgccaggtgcccccctgaggaacctaacaggcaagcagatgatctctctctctctctccatccatctccatcctctctgACGATGAGGAGGCCACACCATACCCATTCCATCCTGGCTGGCTATTAGCCAGACATATTTATCACCATAGTCATTTTCCAGttatttaaacattgttatagtcctcacCTTCTCAACCTCTCAGGAGGGTAAGAAGTGTGTTGACTGTGCGCGTGAGGAAGaaagaagaactttttttttttttttttaaacctgctgcctttttttt encodes the following:
- the PDE6D gene encoding retinal rod rhodopsin-sensitive cGMP 3',5'-cyclic phosphodiesterase subunit delta: MSAKDERAKEILRGFKLNWMNLRDAETGKILWQGTEDLSVPGVEHEARVPKKILKCKAVSRELNFSSAEQMEKFRLEQKVYFKGQCLEEWFFEFGFVIPNSTNTWQSLIEAAPESQMMPANVLTGNVIIETKFFDDDLLVSTSRVRLFYV